Proteins encoded within one genomic window of Hermetia illucens chromosome 2, iHerIll2.2.curated.20191125, whole genome shotgun sequence:
- the LOC119648495 gene encoding uncharacterized protein LOC119648495, translated as MTQETHAWMANDHIIPHIPPSSPHFDGLWDAGVKSVKRHLLKTFEESLLHIEEMYTALAQVETCLNSRHLAPLSSDASGEDALTLAHFLSGSFMFALPDKTPENVKELRRWQLTQKVSTEFWNRWHQEYPSRLQERPKW; from the coding sequence ATGACGCAAGAAACGCACGCGTGGATGGCGAATGACCacatcattccacacattccacCAAGTAGTCCCCATTTCGATGGATTATGGGACGCCGGAGTCAAATCTGTGAAACGACATCTCTTGAAAACCTTTGAAGAATCCCTTCTACACATCGAAGAGATGTACACCGCCCTCGCTCAAGTCGAAACATGCTTAAACAGCAGGCATTTAGCACCGTTAAGTAGTGATGCGAGCGGCGAAGATGCGCTCACTCTTGCACACTTCCTAAGCGGAAGTTTTATGTTTGCACTACCAGATAAAACACCGGAAAATGTCAAGGAACTACGACGGTGGCAGCTAACACAAAAAGTGTCAACTGAATTCTGGAACCGATGGCATCAAGAATACCCGTCCAGATTACAGGAACGTCCAAAATGGTAA